From Gallus gallus isolate bGalGal1 chromosome 14, bGalGal1.mat.broiler.GRCg7b, whole genome shotgun sequence, one genomic window encodes:
- the ANKFN1L gene encoding ankyrin repeat and fibronectin type-III domain-containing protein 1 isoform X6: MTQQMRDLQLAQARKPPGPSSPNAAKRLYRNLSGKFRVNYTSFDEGSLAGRGEKEKPRKSYLFQSNAALFEAVELQDLDRVQELLKQYSPEELDLNTPNSEGLLPLDIAIMTNNAPIARALLQAGAKESPHFVSLESRSLHLSTLVREAEQRVNELTAQVVNEAPNADCSEKEKQLKAWEWRFRLYKRMKAGFEHARVPDPPANVHLSVASSSSVQVTFCEPLSVNSAVVTKYKVEWSCSPSFSPLVGEAVVDKLKSLHYTIRGLTSGTAYYVQVSAYNMKGWGPPQASVPPFAIPSNWREYDGRAPRRRGQAEALDHLLGQVKTVHQHCICHEPCKNQPQSRKHSVSRSLKHLFHPGSKFLKTLKRGLYLTAIFYKDDNILVTHEDQIPVVEIDDTYSCLLMQDFLWFTKVSCMWDEILWLRQCVTVSQSSCSCILQTRFKMLLAISQMQGLLGIQDLGQVFFEPIKDKQGNILIVTLKEVKTNQTFESVRWVPICKLQTSRKSVSSPEEPTALDTLLISVQDKLAYHQRSSHALPPGLYLGYLKLCSAVDQIRVLVPEQLPNILCHVKIRSNPNISREEWEWLQKMASMEEPVPVESKNETSPNHLFQELQVAIKELMALVNIPLQEAKDFRLYSQEVLDFGGQVSFLLLLPPSDDVCTAPGQNNPYTPQSGFLTLPLQIFELVHFFTYDREFITQYCQVSALLELESLLSQQSLREAFSDSELSTAKQRHQQVQEYIQQMEEIWREMRWMMDALQHARYKQPSCGLSLNGFLSTSSGTAKEKTRSSSSHLDFLPSPAPSPDSSRKLSSDLHGLSDEEGSSEVFLATDSDYDSSRAQSPKELDLVSVGPECCGRRAARSLRDSAPDVLQSHELQPTPLAPPEPRPPPELYDSDFVLPSRQIELLRVTEKRQAYCVRTSSLDFPKPLCPVARKSCPGSVDSSPTESRAGGHGSQGRPGTVSTHSPERGRTRSAEWTPSSQELPEQPGGKKPGSVTLRVCPQYETGLSKETSVKLHVTSQTSAGEVVKLVVLQMNDVSHGALGGSAAFCYGEEQLEHFGLVFASEEGERWLPDEARPLALQAARPEGRFYVRIKETSPLVLQFGPATTV; this comes from the exons ATGACGCAGCAGATGCGGGACCTGCAGCTGGCACAGGCCAGGAAGCCGCCGGGCCCATCCTCACCGAACGCGGCCAAAAGGCTGTACCGAAACCTCTCGGGGAAGTTCCGTGTCAACTACACGTCCTTCGATGAGGGCAGCCTGGCGGGACGGGGCGAGAAGGAGAAGCCCCGCAAGTCCTACCTG TTTCAGAGCAATGCTGCTCTCTTTGaggctgtggagctgcaggaCCTGGACagggtgcaggagctgctgaagcagTACAGCCCTGAGGAGCTGGATCTCAACACCCCCAACAGTGAGGGGCTGCTGCCCCTGGACATCGCCATCATGACCAACAATGCGCCTATCgccagggctctgctgcaggcGGGAGCGAAGGAGAGCCCGCACT TCGTCAGCCTGGAGAGCCGCTCGCTGCACCTCTCCACGCTGGTGCGGGAAGCGGAGCAGCGCGTCAATGAGCTGACAGCACAGGTGGTGAACGAGGCGCCCAACGCCGACTGCTCggagaaggagaagcagctgaaggccTGGGAGTGGCGGTTCCGGCTGTACAAGCGCATGAAGGCAGGGTTTGAGCACGCCC GAGTGCCAGACCCTCCTGCTAATGTCCACCTTTCAGTGGCCAGCAGCTCCTCGGTGCAGGTGACTTTCTGTGAGCCCCTCAGTGTCAACTCGGCCGTCGTCACCAAGTACAAGG TGGAGTGGAGCTGCTCCCCCTCCTTCTCACCGCTGGTTGGGGAGGCCGTGGTGGACAAGCTGAAGAGCCTGCACTACACTATCCGTGGGCTGACCTCG GGCACGGCTTACTATGTCCAGGTGTCTGCCTACAACATGAAGGGCTGGGGGCCCCCACAAGCCTCGGTGCCCCCATTTGCCATCCCTTCCA ACTGGAGAGAGTATGATGGCCGGGCTCCGCGACGGAGGGGCCAGGCTGAAGCTCTGGACCATCTGCTGGGCCAGGTGAAGACCGTCCACCAGCACTGCATTTGCCATG AGCCCTGCAAGAACCAGCCCCAGAGCAGGAAGCACTCAGTCTCCAGGAGCCTCAAGCACCTCTTCCACCCCGGCAGCAAGTTCCTCAAGACACTGAAGCG GGGCCTCTACCTAACAGCCATCTTCTACAAGGACGACAACATCCTGGTGACCCATGAAGACCAGATACCGGTGGTGGAGATCGATGACACTTACTCCTGCCTGCTCATGCAGGACTTTTTGTGGTTCACCAAG gtgtcGTGCATGTGGGATGAGATCCTGTGGCTGCGGCAGTGCGTCACCGTCTCCCAGTCGTCCTGCTCCTGCATCCTACAGACACGCTTCAAGATGCTGCTGGCCATCTCACAGATGCAG gggctgctgggcaTCCAGGACCTGGGGCAGGTCTTCTTTGAGCCCATCAAAGACAAGCAGGGCAACATCCTCATCGTCACCCTGAAGGAGGTGAAGACCAACCAGACCTTCGAGAGTGTGCGCTGGGTGCCCATCTGCAAGCTGCAGACGAGCCGCAAGTCCGTGTCCTCCCCGGAGGAGCCCACTGCCCTGGACACACTGCTCATCtctgtgcag GACAAGCTGGCTTACCACCAGCGGAGCAGCCATGCCCTCCCTCCAGGCCTCTACCTGGGCTACCTgaagctctgcagtgctgtggacCAGATCCGGGTGCTGGTGCCAGAGCAGCTCCCCAACATCCTGTGCCATGTGAAGATCCGCTCCAACCCCAACATCTCCAG GGAAGAGTGGGAATGGCTGCAGAAGATGGCCAGCATGGAGGAGCCCGTTCCTGTGGAGTCCAAGAATGAGACGTCACCCAACCACTTGTTTCAGGAGCTCCAGGTGGCCATCAAGGAGCTGATGGCCCTGGTCAACATCCCATTGCAAGAG GCGAAAGATTTCCGTCTGTACAGCCAAGAGGTGCTAGACTTTGGGGGTCAGGTCtccttcttgctgctgctgcctccctcaGATGACGTCTGCACGGCACCGGGCCAGAACAACCCCTACACTCCACAGTCTGGCTTCCTCACACTGCCACTGCAGATATTCGAGCTGG TGCACTTCTTCACGTACGACCGGGAGTTCATCACGCAGTACTGCCAGGTGTCCGCCCTCCTGGAACTGGAGTCCCTCCTCTCACAGCAGAGCCTCAGGGAAGCCTTCTCCGACAGCGAGCTTTCCACCGCCAAGCAGCGGCACCAGCAGGTTCAGGAGTACATCCAG CAAATGGAGGAGATCTGGCGTGAGATGCGCTGGATGATGGACGCCCTGCAGCATGCCCGCTACAAGCAGCCCTCCTGCGGCCTGTCCCTCAATGGCTTCCTCAGCACCTCCAGTGGCACCGCGAAGGAGAAAACCCGCTCCTCCTCGTCCCACCTCgacttccttccctccccagcaccctCACCAGACAGCAGCCGTAAGCTCAGCTCCG ACCTGCACGGGCTGTCGGACGAGGAGGGCTCCTCCGAGGTGTTCCTGGCCACCGACAGCGACTACGACTCCAGCAGGGCGCAGAGCCCCAAGGAGCTCGACCTGGTGTCCGTGGGGCCCGAGTGCTGCGGGCGGCGTGCGGCGCGCAGCCTGCGGGACAGTGCCCCCGACGTCCTGCAGAGCCACGAGCTGCAGCCCACACCGCTGGCCCCGCCGGAGCCCCGGCCGCCCCCTGAGCTCTATGACAGCGACTTCGTGCTGCCCAGCCGGCAGATCGAGCTGCTGCGCGTCACGGAGAAGCGGCAGGCCTACTGCGTGCGGACCAGCAGCCTGGACTTCCCCAAGCCGCTCTGCCCCGTGGCCAGGAAGTCGTGTCCCGGTTCCGTCGACAGCTCCCCGACGGAGAGCAGGGCCGGCGGGCACGGCAGTCAGGGCAGGCCGGGGACTGTCTCCACGCACAGCCCCGAGCGCGGCCGCACACGCTCGGCCGAGTGGACTCCCAGCTCCCAGGAACTGCCAGAGCAACCCGGTGGGAAGAAGCCGGGCTCTGTCACCTTGCGGGTCTGCCCTCAGTACGAAACCGGACTCTCCAAAGAGACCAGTGTTAAG CTACACGTCACCAGCCAGACGTCGGCCGGCGAGGTGGTGAAGCTGGTGGTGCTGCAGATGAACGACGTCTCCCACGGCGCGCTGGGCGGCTCGGCCGCCTTCTGCTACGGcgaggagcagctggagcactTCGGACTGGTGTTCGCCTCCGAGGAGGGCGAGCGGTGGCTGCCTGACGAAGCACGGCCGCTGGCCCTGCAGGCTGCCCGGCCCGAGGGACGCTTCTACGTCCGCATCAAGGAGACGTCGCCGCTGGTGCTGCAGTTCGGGCCGGCAACCACCGTATGA
- the ANKFN1L gene encoding ankyrin repeat and fibronectin type-III domain-containing protein 1 isoform X4, with protein MEPERAAAAQPGRGRGGGGGGGSWSPWEDQSIAEMSLGSADKKDFYQSKSESSLSRFAHRLSVKQKQEKRRKAEYGSAELSAFRPRSLSIEWSSSPKMTQQMRDLQLAQARKPPGPSSPNAAKRLYRNLSGKFRVNYTSFDEGSLAGRGEKEKPRKSYLFQSNAALFEAVELQDLDRVQELLKQYSPEELDLNTPNSEGLLPLDIAIMTNNAPIARALLQAGAKESPHFVSLESRSLHLSTLVREAEQRVNELTAQVVNEAPNADCSEKEKQLKAWEWRFRLYKRMKAGFEHARVPDPPANVHLSVASSSSVQVTFCEPLSVNSAVVTKYKVEWSCSPSFSPLVGEAVVDKLKSLHYTIRGLTSGTAYYVQVSAYNMKGWGPPQASVPPFAIPSNWREYDGRAPRRRGQAEALDHLLGQVKTVHQHCICHEPCKNQPQSRKHSVSRSLKHLFHPGSKFLKTLKRGLYLTAIFYKDDNILVTHEDQIPVVEIDDTYSCLLMQDFLWFTKVSCMWDEILWLRQCVTVSQSSCSCILQTRFKMLLAISQMQGLLGIQDLGQVFFEPIKDKQGNILIVTLKEVKTNQTFESVRWVPICKLQTSRKSVSSPEEPTALDTLLISVQDKLAYHQRSSHALPPGLYLGYLKLCSAVDQIRVLVPEQLPNILCHVKIRSNPNISREEWEWLQKMASMEEPVPVESKNETSPNHLFQELQVAIKELMALVNIPLQEAKDFRLYSQEVLDFGGQVSFLLLLPPSDDVCTAPGQNNPYTPQSGFLTLPLQIFELVHFFTYDREFITQYCQVSALLELESLLSQQSLREAFSDSELSTAKQRHQQVQEYIQQMEEIWREMRWMMDALQHARYKQPSCGLSLNGFLSTSSGTAKEKTRSSSSHLDFLPSPAPSPDSSRKLSSDLHGLSDEEGSSEVFLATDSDYDSSRAQSPKELDLVSVGPECCGRRAARSLRDSAPDVLQSHELQPTPLAPPEPRPPPELYDSDFVLPSRQIELLRVTEKRQAYCVRTSSLDFPKPLCPVARKSCPGSVDSSPTESRAGGHGSQGRPGTVSTHSPERGRTRSAEWTPSSQELPEQPGGKKPGSVTLRVCPQYETGLSKETSVKLHVTSQTSAGEVVKLVVLQMNDVSHGALGGSAAFCYGEEQLEHFGLVFASEEGERWLPDEARPLALQAARPEGRFYVRIKETSPLVLQFGPATTV; from the exons GTCATCGTCCCCCAAAATGACGCAGCAGATGCGGGACCTGCAGCTGGCACAGGCCAGGAAGCCGCCGGGCCCATCCTCACCGAACGCGGCCAAAAGGCTGTACCGAAACCTCTCGGGGAAGTTCCGTGTCAACTACACGTCCTTCGATGAGGGCAGCCTGGCGGGACGGGGCGAGAAGGAGAAGCCCCGCAAGTCCTACCTG TTTCAGAGCAATGCTGCTCTCTTTGaggctgtggagctgcaggaCCTGGACagggtgcaggagctgctgaagcagTACAGCCCTGAGGAGCTGGATCTCAACACCCCCAACAGTGAGGGGCTGCTGCCCCTGGACATCGCCATCATGACCAACAATGCGCCTATCgccagggctctgctgcaggcGGGAGCGAAGGAGAGCCCGCACT TCGTCAGCCTGGAGAGCCGCTCGCTGCACCTCTCCACGCTGGTGCGGGAAGCGGAGCAGCGCGTCAATGAGCTGACAGCACAGGTGGTGAACGAGGCGCCCAACGCCGACTGCTCggagaaggagaagcagctgaaggccTGGGAGTGGCGGTTCCGGCTGTACAAGCGCATGAAGGCAGGGTTTGAGCACGCCC GAGTGCCAGACCCTCCTGCTAATGTCCACCTTTCAGTGGCCAGCAGCTCCTCGGTGCAGGTGACTTTCTGTGAGCCCCTCAGTGTCAACTCGGCCGTCGTCACCAAGTACAAGG TGGAGTGGAGCTGCTCCCCCTCCTTCTCACCGCTGGTTGGGGAGGCCGTGGTGGACAAGCTGAAGAGCCTGCACTACACTATCCGTGGGCTGACCTCG GGCACGGCTTACTATGTCCAGGTGTCTGCCTACAACATGAAGGGCTGGGGGCCCCCACAAGCCTCGGTGCCCCCATTTGCCATCCCTTCCA ACTGGAGAGAGTATGATGGCCGGGCTCCGCGACGGAGGGGCCAGGCTGAAGCTCTGGACCATCTGCTGGGCCAGGTGAAGACCGTCCACCAGCACTGCATTTGCCATG AGCCCTGCAAGAACCAGCCCCAGAGCAGGAAGCACTCAGTCTCCAGGAGCCTCAAGCACCTCTTCCACCCCGGCAGCAAGTTCCTCAAGACACTGAAGCG GGGCCTCTACCTAACAGCCATCTTCTACAAGGACGACAACATCCTGGTGACCCATGAAGACCAGATACCGGTGGTGGAGATCGATGACACTTACTCCTGCCTGCTCATGCAGGACTTTTTGTGGTTCACCAAG gtgtcGTGCATGTGGGATGAGATCCTGTGGCTGCGGCAGTGCGTCACCGTCTCCCAGTCGTCCTGCTCCTGCATCCTACAGACACGCTTCAAGATGCTGCTGGCCATCTCACAGATGCAG gggctgctgggcaTCCAGGACCTGGGGCAGGTCTTCTTTGAGCCCATCAAAGACAAGCAGGGCAACATCCTCATCGTCACCCTGAAGGAGGTGAAGACCAACCAGACCTTCGAGAGTGTGCGCTGGGTGCCCATCTGCAAGCTGCAGACGAGCCGCAAGTCCGTGTCCTCCCCGGAGGAGCCCACTGCCCTGGACACACTGCTCATCtctgtgcag GACAAGCTGGCTTACCACCAGCGGAGCAGCCATGCCCTCCCTCCAGGCCTCTACCTGGGCTACCTgaagctctgcagtgctgtggacCAGATCCGGGTGCTGGTGCCAGAGCAGCTCCCCAACATCCTGTGCCATGTGAAGATCCGCTCCAACCCCAACATCTCCAG GGAAGAGTGGGAATGGCTGCAGAAGATGGCCAGCATGGAGGAGCCCGTTCCTGTGGAGTCCAAGAATGAGACGTCACCCAACCACTTGTTTCAGGAGCTCCAGGTGGCCATCAAGGAGCTGATGGCCCTGGTCAACATCCCATTGCAAGAG GCGAAAGATTTCCGTCTGTACAGCCAAGAGGTGCTAGACTTTGGGGGTCAGGTCtccttcttgctgctgctgcctccctcaGATGACGTCTGCACGGCACCGGGCCAGAACAACCCCTACACTCCACAGTCTGGCTTCCTCACACTGCCACTGCAGATATTCGAGCTGG TGCACTTCTTCACGTACGACCGGGAGTTCATCACGCAGTACTGCCAGGTGTCCGCCCTCCTGGAACTGGAGTCCCTCCTCTCACAGCAGAGCCTCAGGGAAGCCTTCTCCGACAGCGAGCTTTCCACCGCCAAGCAGCGGCACCAGCAGGTTCAGGAGTACATCCAG CAAATGGAGGAGATCTGGCGTGAGATGCGCTGGATGATGGACGCCCTGCAGCATGCCCGCTACAAGCAGCCCTCCTGCGGCCTGTCCCTCAATGGCTTCCTCAGCACCTCCAGTGGCACCGCGAAGGAGAAAACCCGCTCCTCCTCGTCCCACCTCgacttccttccctccccagcaccctCACCAGACAGCAGCCGTAAGCTCAGCTCCG ACCTGCACGGGCTGTCGGACGAGGAGGGCTCCTCCGAGGTGTTCCTGGCCACCGACAGCGACTACGACTCCAGCAGGGCGCAGAGCCCCAAGGAGCTCGACCTGGTGTCCGTGGGGCCCGAGTGCTGCGGGCGGCGTGCGGCGCGCAGCCTGCGGGACAGTGCCCCCGACGTCCTGCAGAGCCACGAGCTGCAGCCCACACCGCTGGCCCCGCCGGAGCCCCGGCCGCCCCCTGAGCTCTATGACAGCGACTTCGTGCTGCCCAGCCGGCAGATCGAGCTGCTGCGCGTCACGGAGAAGCGGCAGGCCTACTGCGTGCGGACCAGCAGCCTGGACTTCCCCAAGCCGCTCTGCCCCGTGGCCAGGAAGTCGTGTCCCGGTTCCGTCGACAGCTCCCCGACGGAGAGCAGGGCCGGCGGGCACGGCAGTCAGGGCAGGCCGGGGACTGTCTCCACGCACAGCCCCGAGCGCGGCCGCACACGCTCGGCCGAGTGGACTCCCAGCTCCCAGGAACTGCCAGAGCAACCCGGTGGGAAGAAGCCGGGCTCTGTCACCTTGCGGGTCTGCCCTCAGTACGAAACCGGACTCTCCAAAGAGACCAGTGTTAAG CTACACGTCACCAGCCAGACGTCGGCCGGCGAGGTGGTGAAGCTGGTGGTGCTGCAGATGAACGACGTCTCCCACGGCGCGCTGGGCGGCTCGGCCGCCTTCTGCTACGGcgaggagcagctggagcactTCGGACTGGTGTTCGCCTCCGAGGAGGGCGAGCGGTGGCTGCCTGACGAAGCACGGCCGCTGGCCCTGCAGGCTGCCCGGCCCGAGGGACGCTTCTACGTCCGCATCAAGGAGACGTCGCCGCTGGTGCTGCAGTTCGGGCCGGCAACCACCGTATGA
- the ANKFN1L gene encoding ankyrin repeat and fibronectin type-III domain-containing protein 1 isoform X5 translates to MEPERAAAAQPGRGRGGGGGGGSWSPWEDQSIAEMSLGSADKKDFYQSKSSSPKMTQQMRDLQLAQARKPPGPSSPNAAKRLYRNLSGKFRVNYTSFDEGSLAGRGEKEKPRKSYLFQSNAALFEAVELQDLDRVQELLKQYSPEELDLNTPNSEGLLPLDIAIMTNNAPIARALLQAGAKESPHFVSLESRSLHLSTLVREAEQRVNELTAQVVNEAPNADCSEKEKQLKAWEWRFRLYKRMKAGFEHARVPDPPANVHLSVASSSSVQVTFCEPLSVNSAVVTKYKVEWSCSPSFSPLVGEAVVDKLKSLHYTIRGLTSGTAYYVQVSAYNMKGWGPPQASVPPFAIPSNWREYDGRAPRRRGQAEALDHLLGQVKTVHQHCICHEPCKNQPQSRKHSVSRSLKHLFHPGSKFLKTLKRGLYLTAIFYKDDNILVTHEDQIPVVEIDDTYSCLLMQDFLWFTKVSCMWDEILWLRQCVTVSQSSCSCILQTRFKMLLAISQMQGLLGIQDLGQVFFEPIKDKQGNILIVTLKEVKTNQTFESVRWVPICKLQTSRKSVSSPEEPTALDTLLISVQDKLAYHQRSSHALPPGLYLGYLKLCSAVDQIRVLVPEQLPNILCHVKIRSNPNISREEWEWLQKMASMEEPVPVESKNETSPNHLFQELQVAIKELMALVNIPLQEAKDFRLYSQEVLDFGGQVSFLLLLPPSDDVCTAPGQNNPYTPQSGFLTLPLQIFELVHFFTYDREFITQYCQVSALLELESLLSQQSLREAFSDSELSTAKQRHQQVQEYIQQMEEIWREMRWMMDALQHARYKQPSCGLSLNGFLSTSSGTAKEKTRSSSSHLDFLPSPAPSPDSSRKLSSDLHGLSDEEGSSEVFLATDSDYDSSRAQSPKELDLVSVGPECCGRRAARSLRDSAPDVLQSHELQPTPLAPPEPRPPPELYDSDFVLPSRQIELLRVTEKRQAYCVRTSSLDFPKPLCPVARKSCPGSVDSSPTESRAGGHGSQGRPGTVSTHSPERGRTRSAEWTPSSQELPEQPGGKKPGSVTLRVCPQYETGLSKETSVKLHVTSQTSAGEVVKLVVLQMNDVSHGALGGSAAFCYGEEQLEHFGLVFASEEGERWLPDEARPLALQAARPEGRFYVRIKETSPLVLQFGPATTV, encoded by the exons GTCATCGTCCCCCAAAATGACGCAGCAGATGCGGGACCTGCAGCTGGCACAGGCCAGGAAGCCGCCGGGCCCATCCTCACCGAACGCGGCCAAAAGGCTGTACCGAAACCTCTCGGGGAAGTTCCGTGTCAACTACACGTCCTTCGATGAGGGCAGCCTGGCGGGACGGGGCGAGAAGGAGAAGCCCCGCAAGTCCTACCTG TTTCAGAGCAATGCTGCTCTCTTTGaggctgtggagctgcaggaCCTGGACagggtgcaggagctgctgaagcagTACAGCCCTGAGGAGCTGGATCTCAACACCCCCAACAGTGAGGGGCTGCTGCCCCTGGACATCGCCATCATGACCAACAATGCGCCTATCgccagggctctgctgcaggcGGGAGCGAAGGAGAGCCCGCACT TCGTCAGCCTGGAGAGCCGCTCGCTGCACCTCTCCACGCTGGTGCGGGAAGCGGAGCAGCGCGTCAATGAGCTGACAGCACAGGTGGTGAACGAGGCGCCCAACGCCGACTGCTCggagaaggagaagcagctgaaggccTGGGAGTGGCGGTTCCGGCTGTACAAGCGCATGAAGGCAGGGTTTGAGCACGCCC GAGTGCCAGACCCTCCTGCTAATGTCCACCTTTCAGTGGCCAGCAGCTCCTCGGTGCAGGTGACTTTCTGTGAGCCCCTCAGTGTCAACTCGGCCGTCGTCACCAAGTACAAGG TGGAGTGGAGCTGCTCCCCCTCCTTCTCACCGCTGGTTGGGGAGGCCGTGGTGGACAAGCTGAAGAGCCTGCACTACACTATCCGTGGGCTGACCTCG GGCACGGCTTACTATGTCCAGGTGTCTGCCTACAACATGAAGGGCTGGGGGCCCCCACAAGCCTCGGTGCCCCCATTTGCCATCCCTTCCA ACTGGAGAGAGTATGATGGCCGGGCTCCGCGACGGAGGGGCCAGGCTGAAGCTCTGGACCATCTGCTGGGCCAGGTGAAGACCGTCCACCAGCACTGCATTTGCCATG AGCCCTGCAAGAACCAGCCCCAGAGCAGGAAGCACTCAGTCTCCAGGAGCCTCAAGCACCTCTTCCACCCCGGCAGCAAGTTCCTCAAGACACTGAAGCG GGGCCTCTACCTAACAGCCATCTTCTACAAGGACGACAACATCCTGGTGACCCATGAAGACCAGATACCGGTGGTGGAGATCGATGACACTTACTCCTGCCTGCTCATGCAGGACTTTTTGTGGTTCACCAAG gtgtcGTGCATGTGGGATGAGATCCTGTGGCTGCGGCAGTGCGTCACCGTCTCCCAGTCGTCCTGCTCCTGCATCCTACAGACACGCTTCAAGATGCTGCTGGCCATCTCACAGATGCAG gggctgctgggcaTCCAGGACCTGGGGCAGGTCTTCTTTGAGCCCATCAAAGACAAGCAGGGCAACATCCTCATCGTCACCCTGAAGGAGGTGAAGACCAACCAGACCTTCGAGAGTGTGCGCTGGGTGCCCATCTGCAAGCTGCAGACGAGCCGCAAGTCCGTGTCCTCCCCGGAGGAGCCCACTGCCCTGGACACACTGCTCATCtctgtgcag GACAAGCTGGCTTACCACCAGCGGAGCAGCCATGCCCTCCCTCCAGGCCTCTACCTGGGCTACCTgaagctctgcagtgctgtggacCAGATCCGGGTGCTGGTGCCAGAGCAGCTCCCCAACATCCTGTGCCATGTGAAGATCCGCTCCAACCCCAACATCTCCAG GGAAGAGTGGGAATGGCTGCAGAAGATGGCCAGCATGGAGGAGCCCGTTCCTGTGGAGTCCAAGAATGAGACGTCACCCAACCACTTGTTTCAGGAGCTCCAGGTGGCCATCAAGGAGCTGATGGCCCTGGTCAACATCCCATTGCAAGAG GCGAAAGATTTCCGTCTGTACAGCCAAGAGGTGCTAGACTTTGGGGGTCAGGTCtccttcttgctgctgctgcctccctcaGATGACGTCTGCACGGCACCGGGCCAGAACAACCCCTACACTCCACAGTCTGGCTTCCTCACACTGCCACTGCAGATATTCGAGCTGG TGCACTTCTTCACGTACGACCGGGAGTTCATCACGCAGTACTGCCAGGTGTCCGCCCTCCTGGAACTGGAGTCCCTCCTCTCACAGCAGAGCCTCAGGGAAGCCTTCTCCGACAGCGAGCTTTCCACCGCCAAGCAGCGGCACCAGCAGGTTCAGGAGTACATCCAG CAAATGGAGGAGATCTGGCGTGAGATGCGCTGGATGATGGACGCCCTGCAGCATGCCCGCTACAAGCAGCCCTCCTGCGGCCTGTCCCTCAATGGCTTCCTCAGCACCTCCAGTGGCACCGCGAAGGAGAAAACCCGCTCCTCCTCGTCCCACCTCgacttccttccctccccagcaccctCACCAGACAGCAGCCGTAAGCTCAGCTCCG ACCTGCACGGGCTGTCGGACGAGGAGGGCTCCTCCGAGGTGTTCCTGGCCACCGACAGCGACTACGACTCCAGCAGGGCGCAGAGCCCCAAGGAGCTCGACCTGGTGTCCGTGGGGCCCGAGTGCTGCGGGCGGCGTGCGGCGCGCAGCCTGCGGGACAGTGCCCCCGACGTCCTGCAGAGCCACGAGCTGCAGCCCACACCGCTGGCCCCGCCGGAGCCCCGGCCGCCCCCTGAGCTCTATGACAGCGACTTCGTGCTGCCCAGCCGGCAGATCGAGCTGCTGCGCGTCACGGAGAAGCGGCAGGCCTACTGCGTGCGGACCAGCAGCCTGGACTTCCCCAAGCCGCTCTGCCCCGTGGCCAGGAAGTCGTGTCCCGGTTCCGTCGACAGCTCCCCGACGGAGAGCAGGGCCGGCGGGCACGGCAGTCAGGGCAGGCCGGGGACTGTCTCCACGCACAGCCCCGAGCGCGGCCGCACACGCTCGGCCGAGTGGACTCCCAGCTCCCAGGAACTGCCAGAGCAACCCGGTGGGAAGAAGCCGGGCTCTGTCACCTTGCGGGTCTGCCCTCAGTACGAAACCGGACTCTCCAAAGAGACCAGTGTTAAG CTACACGTCACCAGCCAGACGTCGGCCGGCGAGGTGGTGAAGCTGGTGGTGCTGCAGATGAACGACGTCTCCCACGGCGCGCTGGGCGGCTCGGCCGCCTTCTGCTACGGcgaggagcagctggagcactTCGGACTGGTGTTCGCCTCCGAGGAGGGCGAGCGGTGGCTGCCTGACGAAGCACGGCCGCTGGCCCTGCAGGCTGCCCGGCCCGAGGGACGCTTCTACGTCCGCATCAAGGAGACGTCGCCGCTGGTGCTGCAGTTCGGGCCGGCAACCACCGTATGA